Proteins from a single region of Runella sp. SP2:
- a CDS encoding LytTR family DNA-binding domain-containing protein encodes MNLKTILIVEDDFLNRRLTKKVLQENGYQTLEAKNADEALAILNKEFVDLAILDINLGDGEMDGISLGNLIQNKQKVPFIYLTAYENAKVISEAVATSPYSYLTKPFKNSDLIASIELAIIKSSKEDKPKPTILVKDGEYKVELPIEDINFINSEGNYLLFYTNEKTYKSRATISQILELLPSSKFIQIHRAFIVNKDKIEKYNAKNVVIKNTTIPLSKKDLFEK; translated from the coding sequence ATGAATTTAAAAACAATACTAATCGTAGAAGACGATTTTCTGAATAGAAGACTCACAAAAAAGGTTCTTCAAGAAAATGGTTATCAGACTTTGGAAGCCAAAAATGCCGATGAAGCCTTGGCTATTCTCAACAAGGAATTTGTTGACCTCGCTATTCTTGACATCAATCTTGGCGATGGCGAAATGGATGGCATTAGCTTAGGTAATCTCATTCAAAACAAACAAAAAGTACCATTTATCTATCTGACTGCCTACGAAAATGCCAAAGTCATCAGCGAAGCCGTTGCAACATCTCCCTACTCTTACCTAACCAAACCCTTCAAAAACAGCGACTTGATAGCATCCATTGAATTGGCAATCATAAAATCTTCAAAGGAAGACAAACCCAAACCTACCATTTTGGTAAAAGATGGCGAATACAAAGTTGAATTACCCATTGAAGACATTAATTTTATCAATTCAGAAGGAAATTATTTACTCTTTTATACCAATGAAAAAACGTATAAATCGCGCGCTACTATTTCGCAAATTTTAGAATTATTACCCTCCTCAAAATTTATTCAAATCCACAGGGCATTTATAGTCAACAAGGATAAAATTGAGAAGTACAATGCTAAAAATGTAGTAATAAAAAACACAACAATACCGCTTTCTAAGAAAGACCTTTTTGAGAAATAG
- a CDS encoding histidine kinase dimerization/phosphoacceptor domain -containing protein gives MPSQLIKILLLLITALATSGFAQPLSLPTKEVDRLKQNLTEVIDDTNRVLSLWQLARYHTMTDPRQAVVYATESIRLARKLNYTYGELVSLQALSFVSTITGDWQNGMQSAYEGLQVSQAKYPKLEIVFYNLIALVYEKQQDSQHRLEWLLKAKNHPEIESLPNNGKWLIYHNLGEVYENLNKFDSAMYYGKLIDTSCRKLNIPIEVSYANAVMGRVEKKRKNYPQALHYLRTAISFSNKFGNPFLESEQSVDLAGVFQAMNQPDSAIFYAEKALAGGRQFKNLVLTINAAKLLAQIYEQKNPAKAIDYLKIVNASNDSLYTTSRIFQTQNIVNTIKQRERDLIEAKKEYDYSIRQNTLIGFLTFFGVLTLILIRNNRQKQKSNAILKDKNREISLQKDEIEKTMEQKQVLLSELQHRVKNNLQYVISILEIQKESASHSNIDDLIRSNQNRIHSIALLHKKLNVSESVNDVDLKRYVTDLSELVKDSYDIKGKNVGLFVTCDIETLSITKALPLGLIIVELVSNSMKHAFKNQPNGIINIEIAQDKNSEKNCLHYIDNGFGFDFKNVQTKGLGIEITKGLIDQLNGTVETQLKKGFELKMCF, from the coding sequence ATGCCGAGCCAACTCATTAAAATATTACTTTTACTAATCACGGCTTTGGCTACCTCTGGCTTCGCTCAACCGCTTAGTCTGCCTACAAAAGAGGTAGATAGGTTGAAACAAAATTTGACGGAGGTTATTGATGACACCAATCGGGTACTTAGCTTATGGCAGTTGGCCAGGTATCATACCATGACAGACCCTCGCCAAGCGGTTGTGTATGCCACGGAGTCTATTCGCCTCGCCCGAAAGCTAAATTATACGTATGGCGAATTGGTTTCTTTGCAAGCGTTGAGCTTTGTCTCAACCATCACGGGTGACTGGCAAAACGGTATGCAGTCGGCGTATGAAGGCTTGCAGGTAAGTCAAGCAAAATACCCCAAGCTGGAAATTGTTTTTTATAATTTAATAGCCCTCGTTTACGAAAAACAACAAGATAGCCAACACCGATTAGAATGGTTATTAAAAGCCAAAAACCACCCCGAAATAGAATCGCTTCCCAATAACGGAAAATGGCTGATTTACCATAATCTTGGCGAGGTTTACGAAAACCTAAATAAATTTGACTCTGCCATGTATTATGGCAAACTAATAGATACGAGCTGTCGAAAATTGAACATCCCTATAGAGGTATCGTATGCCAATGCCGTGATGGGAAGGGTAGAAAAAAAACGCAAAAATTACCCACAGGCATTGCATTACCTAAGAACTGCGATTAGTTTCTCAAACAAATTTGGCAATCCTTTTTTAGAGTCCGAACAGTCGGTTGATTTAGCGGGGGTTTTTCAGGCAATGAACCAACCCGACTCCGCTATTTTTTATGCAGAAAAAGCCTTAGCAGGCGGCCGACAATTCAAAAACTTAGTGCTTACTATAAACGCCGCCAAACTTTTAGCTCAAATCTACGAACAAAAAAATCCAGCCAAGGCAATCGACTATCTAAAAATTGTAAATGCCTCTAACGATAGCCTTTATACGACTTCTAGAATTTTTCAAACGCAAAATATTGTAAATACCATCAAACAGCGTGAACGAGATTTAATAGAAGCTAAAAAAGAATACGACTATTCTATCAGGCAAAATACGCTCATTGGATTTCTTACTTTTTTTGGGGTTCTGACCCTCATTTTGATTCGGAACAACCGTCAAAAACAGAAAAGTAATGCAATTTTGAAAGATAAAAATCGAGAAATTAGTCTTCAAAAAGACGAAATCGAAAAAACAATGGAGCAAAAACAGGTGCTCCTTTCTGAACTGCAACACCGAGTAAAAAACAATTTACAGTATGTGATCAGTATCTTAGAAATCCAGAAAGAATCGGCGAGCCATAGCAACATTGACGACTTAATCAGAAGCAATCAGAATCGGATTCATTCGATTGCTTTACTCCATAAAAAATTGAATGTTTCGGAAAGTGTCAATGACGTGGACTTGAAACGGTACGTCACTGATTTGTCAGAACTCGTCAAAGATTCGTATGACATCAAAGGTAAAAATGTAGGCCTGTTTGTCACTTGTGACATCGAGACTTTGTCTATCACAAAAGCCCTGCCATTGGGCTTAATCATCGTAGAGTTGGTCAGCAATAGCATGAAACACGCCTTCAAAAACCAGCCAAACGGCATCATTAATATCGAAATCGCGCAGGATAAAAACTCAGAAAAGAATTGCCTTCACTACATTGACAATGGCTTTGGCTTTGATTTTAAGAATGTACAAACCAAAGGGCTTGGGATAGAAATCACGAAAGGACTGATTGACCAACTCAATGGTACAGTGGAAACACAACTCAAAAAAGGGTTTGAACTAAAAATGTGCTTTTAA
- a CDS encoding UbiA family prenyltransferase: MTPRAILLHLRLPFSLFLMPVYWFALSQSSHFDVTKACWVFMIWHVLVYPASNAYNSYFDKDEGSIGGLEKPPAVDKALFSVAWAMDILAIVLSYFFIGTVFALAVLVYGLVSKSYSHTSIRLKKYPLLSWFIVGLFQGFFVYLSTQQAVLQENSELTNNLFPAILSSMMLWAVYPMTQIYQHEEDAKRGDRTLSLLLGIRGTFFFTASIYSLTALGFWVYLPLQHFLLFIVLTAPTLVFFLNWFRKTWLDASQANFKNTMWLNLLASFGLNALFITLLILQK, encoded by the coding sequence ATGACGCCCAGAGCCATTCTTCTACATCTTCGTTTGCCATTTTCGTTGTTTTTGATGCCCGTTTATTGGTTTGCTCTCAGCCAATCGTCACATTTCGACGTCACGAAAGCTTGTTGGGTGTTTATGATTTGGCATGTGTTGGTGTATCCCGCCAGCAATGCCTACAACAGCTATTTCGACAAAGACGAGGGCAGCATCGGTGGCCTCGAAAAACCACCCGCCGTGGATAAAGCGCTTTTTTCGGTCGCTTGGGCGATGGATATTTTGGCCATTGTCCTCAGTTATTTTTTCATAGGAACTGTTTTTGCATTGGCCGTTTTGGTGTATGGATTGGTTTCTAAATCGTACAGTCATACCAGCATTCGACTCAAAAAGTACCCGCTGTTGAGCTGGTTTATCGTTGGTCTTTTTCAAGGCTTTTTTGTTTATCTCAGCACCCAACAAGCTGTTTTACAAGAAAATAGCGAATTGACCAATAATCTTTTCCCTGCCATTTTGAGTTCGATGATGCTGTGGGCAGTGTACCCCATGACGCAAATTTATCAGCACGAAGAAGACGCCAAACGCGGCGACCGAACCTTGAGTCTGCTGTTGGGGATTCGGGGTACTTTCTTTTTTACTGCCAGCATTTACTCCTTGACCGCCCTCGGTTTTTGGGTGTATTTACCGCTTCAGCACTTTCTTCTTTTCATCGTACTCACCGCTCCCACCCTCGTATTTTTTCTGAATTGGTTTCGTAAAACGTGGCTCGACGCATCACAAGCCAACTTTAAAAATACGATGTGGCTCAATTTACTGGCTTCCTTTGGATTGAATGCGTTGTTTATAACCCTTTTAATCCTACAAAAATAA
- a CDS encoding YHS domain-containing (seleno)protein, producing the protein MKNRIAQFALLFVLFSAVSFAQDKGIFQKNGIAINGYDPVAYFTESKPVEGQEAYSWTWNDAKWLFSSSANLEAFKANPEKYVPQFGGYCAYGVSENHKSPTDPNAWTIVDQKLYLNYSKKVKELWSKDVPTRIQKANEYWPTLNKAN; encoded by the coding sequence ATGAAAAATCGTATCGCCCAGTTTGCCCTACTTTTCGTTTTGTTTTCGGCCGTTAGTTTTGCCCAAGACAAAGGTATTTTTCAGAAAAACGGCATCGCCATCAACGGCTACGACCCCGTCGCTTATTTTACCGAAAGCAAACCCGTAGAGGGACAAGAAGCTTATTCGTGGACTTGGAACGACGCCAAATGGTTGTTTAGCTCTTCAGCTAATTTGGAAGCTTTTAAGGCCAACCCTGAAAAATACGTACCCCAATTTGGCGGTTACTGCGCCTACGGAGTCAGTGAAAACCACAAATCTCCCACCGACCCCAACGCTTGGACTATCGTTGACCAAAAACTGTATTTGAATTACAGCAAAAAAGTCAAAGAATTATGGTCAAAAGATGTTCCAACCCGCATTCAAAAAGCCAACGAATACTGGCCAACGTTAAACAAAGCCAACTAA
- a CDS encoding LysE family translocator has protein sequence MSESLAILSLTALISFMGSIHPGPVNLAVVNATLSHNFKTGVWVAASGALPEIIYTLVALQSQVFLAKHQSIFQTLEVAIIPFFLIMGVYNFIKTPVQRNAAIRSAQPVEALKGFLSGLLNPQLLPFWVVFLIYLHSHFSLDTFGAKFSFVFGAALGAFLILVLFAYLAQRYQSTLFRLIQRYPMDKLIGLFFIGMSLYQTFKILA, from the coding sequence ATGTCCGAATCCCTTGCTATTCTTTCACTGACAGCGCTCATTAGTTTTATGGGCTCTATTCATCCTGGCCCCGTCAATTTGGCCGTTGTTAATGCCACCCTTTCCCACAACTTCAAAACGGGGGTTTGGGTCGCGGCCAGCGGTGCTTTGCCCGAAATTATTTATACGCTGGTAGCCCTGCAAAGTCAAGTTTTTTTAGCAAAACATCAATCTATTTTTCAAACCCTTGAAGTGGCAATTATTCCTTTTTTTCTCATTATGGGTGTTTACAATTTTATCAAAACTCCCGTACAACGCAATGCTGCCATTCGCTCTGCCCAACCTGTGGAAGCATTAAAGGGCTTTTTGAGTGGTTTGCTCAACCCCCAACTCTTGCCGTTTTGGGTCGTTTTCTTGATATACCTCCACTCTCATTTTAGCCTTGACACATTTGGGGCAAAATTTTCTTTTGTGTTTGGCGCAGCTTTAGGGGCTTTTCTCATTTTAGTGCTCTTTGCGTATTTGGCACAACGTTATCAAAGCACATTATTCCGTCTGATACAACGCTACCCGATGGATAAACTGATCGGTTTGTTTTTTATCGGCATGTCTTTGTACCAAACTTTTAAAATCTTAGCCTGA
- a CDS encoding DoxX family protein — translation MKTTAIISWILRIIAAGILLQTLYFKFTAHPESVALFTKLGVEPWGRIATGVLELVTGILLLLPSTAFLGGFLAMGLMLGAIASHLLVIGIESQGDGGQLFILAIIVLKLSIIIQVLHRKQAQQFIHTYLPAK, via the coding sequence ATGAAAACGACAGCAATCATCTCGTGGATTTTACGAATAATTGCCGCAGGCATTTTATTACAAACCCTTTATTTTAAATTTACAGCACACCCTGAGTCGGTGGCGTTGTTTACCAAACTAGGGGTTGAACCTTGGGGAAGAATAGCAACGGGCGTGCTCGAATTGGTGACGGGCATTTTATTATTACTCCCTTCAACCGCGTTTTTAGGAGGTTTTTTAGCCATGGGGCTGATGCTGGGGGCGATTGCATCTCACTTGTTGGTGATTGGCATTGAATCCCAAGGCGATGGTGGTCAACTGTTTATCTTGGCGATTATCGTGTTGAAACTTTCCATCATCATTCAAGTTTTACATCGTAAACAAGCCCAACAGTTCATTCATACGTATCTTCCAGCCAAATAA
- a CDS encoding type III polyketide synthase produces the protein MPYINAIGTAVPAFKHQQTDILRFMLSAETYLEDEARRLSLMYHRSGISFRHSVLPDYSSSKDGYQFYPKTADLEPFPSVSQRMSFFETHALTLAQAAIEDLHFTESLATFTHLITVSCTGLMAPGLDIQLMESLDLSPTIVRNSVNFMGCYAAIHALKLADAFCRAEANAQVLVVCTELCTLHFQKGKSMDTQTSNLLFSDGAAACIVSNRPHGKRIEGFYSEVVLEGKNDMSWKISEHGFLMKLSNEVPKLLEASIQKMILNALSSNNLTLNKITNWAIHPGGKSILEAIQRAMKLESSASDTSFEVLRNYGNMSSVTILFVLKKLFSTNNDGNTFAVAFGPGITMESMMLA, from the coding sequence ATGCCCTATATTAATGCCATCGGTACGGCTGTGCCTGCTTTCAAGCACCAACAAACCGACATTTTGAGGTTTATGCTATCGGCCGAAACCTATTTGGAAGACGAAGCACGTCGATTGTCATTGATGTATCATCGAAGCGGCATTTCTTTTCGTCATTCGGTATTACCCGACTACAGCAGTTCTAAAGACGGCTACCAATTCTACCCAAAAACCGCTGATTTAGAGCCATTTCCTAGCGTTTCGCAACGCATGAGTTTCTTTGAGACGCACGCCCTGACCCTAGCGCAAGCAGCCATTGAAGACCTTCATTTTACCGAAAGTCTGGCCACATTTACGCACCTTATTACGGTAAGTTGTACGGGTTTGATGGCACCTGGGTTAGACATTCAGTTGATGGAATCGTTGGATTTATCTCCAACAATAGTCCGAAATTCGGTCAATTTTATGGGCTGTTACGCAGCCATTCACGCGTTAAAATTGGCCGATGCTTTTTGCCGCGCCGAGGCCAACGCTCAAGTTTTAGTGGTTTGTACCGAGTTGTGTACCTTACATTTTCAAAAAGGAAAGTCAATGGATACACAAACTTCCAACTTACTTTTTTCCGACGGAGCCGCCGCTTGCATCGTCAGCAATCGCCCCCACGGAAAACGCATCGAAGGGTTTTATTCGGAAGTGGTATTGGAGGGAAAAAACGACATGTCATGGAAAATATCTGAGCACGGTTTTTTGATGAAATTAAGCAACGAGGTACCAAAATTACTGGAGGCTTCGATTCAAAAAATGATTCTCAACGCCCTATCCAGCAATAACTTAACGCTTAACAAAATCACCAACTGGGCCATTCACCCTGGCGGAAAAAGCATTTTGGAGGCAATTCAACGGGCCATGAAGTTAGAAAGTTCAGCAAGCGACACTTCGTTTGAGGTGTTAAGAAACTACGGAAATATGTCGTCGGTGACGATACTTTTTGTGCTAAAAAAGCTATTTTCCACCAACAATGACGGAAATACGTTTGCGGTTGCCTTTGGGCCTGGTATCACCATGGAAAGCATGATGTTGGCATGA
- a CDS encoding YHS domain-containing (seleno)protein, which translates to MKTKHFFLPLLLVAPLFVYSQASLRSKQFNLENGLAIQGYDPVAYFTQNKSVEGSKQLSAVFEGVTYRFSSAANKELFVKDPKKYEPQYGGWCAYAMGATGEKVEVDPETFKIINGKLYLFYHSWTNNTLTKWNKDETNLKSKADKSWTSFFH; encoded by the coding sequence ATGAAAACAAAGCATTTTTTCCTGCCCCTACTGCTCGTCGCTCCCTTATTCGTATATAGTCAGGCGTCATTACGTTCAAAGCAATTTAACCTTGAAAATGGGTTAGCCATTCAGGGGTACGACCCCGTCGCGTATTTTACCCAAAACAAATCAGTAGAAGGAAGCAAGCAGCTTAGTGCTGTTTTTGAGGGAGTTACCTACCGTTTTTCTAGTGCAGCCAACAAAGAGTTGTTTGTCAAAGACCCAAAAAAATACGAACCCCAATACGGCGGCTGGTGTGCCTACGCCATGGGTGCCACGGGCGAAAAAGTTGAAGTGGACCCCGAAACGTTTAAAATTATAAACGGTAAACTGTACCTCTTTTACCACTCTTGGACCAACAATACCTTGACCAAATGGAACAAAGACGAAACTAACCTCAAGTCCAAAGCTGATAAAAGTTGGACTTCATTTTTTCACTAA
- a CDS encoding methyltransferase domain-containing protein — protein MINFTKRSYTPELLDADDIPSGDLFQNLKELKIINSLLGGHRVVLNGISKFAKKVPSLYVVEIGSGGGDNLGAIRSKYPDFVLEGVDLKRDCTTYARSHNPSIRFQTADYQKAIFHKTPNLLFNSLFCHHFTDEQLVDMLQWMHKNSTQGFFIADLHRHPLAYYSIKLLTQLFSRSYLVKNDAPLSVKRGFTRSEWETLLIKAGITQYTIRWQWAFRFLIVVKHAQT, from the coding sequence ATGATAAACTTCACAAAACGCTCCTATACACCCGAACTGCTGGATGCCGACGACATCCCTTCGGGCGATTTGTTTCAAAACCTGAAAGAACTCAAAATCATCAACTCATTGCTTGGTGGTCATAGAGTGGTGTTGAATGGTATCTCAAAATTTGCCAAGAAAGTCCCCTCCCTCTACGTGGTTGAAATCGGCTCAGGAGGCGGCGACAACCTCGGAGCGATTCGTTCAAAATACCCCGACTTTGTCCTTGAAGGAGTGGATTTGAAGCGCGATTGTACCACCTACGCTCGCAGCCACAACCCTTCAATTCGTTTCCAAACAGCTGATTATCAAAAAGCTATCTTTCATAAAACGCCCAACCTTCTTTTTAATTCGCTCTTTTGTCATCACTTTACCGACGAACAGTTGGTGGATATGCTGCAATGGATGCACAAAAATTCAACCCAAGGTTTCTTTATCGCTGATTTACACCGTCACCCGTTGGCGTACTATTCAATAAAATTATTGACGCAGCTTTTCTCCCGCTCTTATTTGGTTAAAAATGACGCGCCGCTTTCGGTCAAGCGTGGTTTTACCCGCTCGGAATGGGAAACGTTACTTATCAAGGCAGGTATTACGCAATACACTATACGTTGGCAGTGGGCGTTTCGGTTTTTAATTGTTGTCAAACATGCGCAAACATAG
- a CDS encoding NAD(P)/FAD-dependent oxidoreductase yields the protein MRKHRLGIVGGGLAGLSLAIQAAQKGFEVVLFEKNTYPFHRVCGEYISLESYDFLQRLGIPLSEWNLPTIKRLEISSPKGTTVTETLPLGGFGLSRYQLDHELALLARSVGVQVLEKHTVSKIDYLTATDSFVIVANQQTWEVDCCVGSFGKKSNLDVAWKRPFVQSQETRLNNYIGVKYHIQTNFPKDKIALHNFVDGYCGISAIEEDKYCLCYLTTAQNLKKSGNKLEQMQEQVLFRNPYLKSIFTNADFLFSEPITISQVSFEPKSLVENHVLLLGDAAGMITPLCGNGMSMALHTSKIAFEWIDKYTNGIISRNELETQFVRDWNQHFRRRLWVGRQIQAQFGSEFQTELLLRTLRPFPFIIKNLIRLTHGQPF from the coding sequence ATGCGCAAACATAGATTAGGCATCGTTGGAGGTGGGTTGGCGGGACTAAGTTTGGCCATTCAAGCAGCCCAAAAGGGTTTTGAAGTTGTGCTGTTTGAAAAAAACACCTACCCTTTCCACCGTGTTTGTGGCGAATACATCAGCCTTGAATCGTACGATTTTCTTCAACGCTTGGGCATTCCGCTTTCCGAATGGAACTTGCCTACCATCAAACGCCTCGAAATCTCCTCGCCTAAAGGGACAACAGTGACGGAAACTCTGCCCTTGGGTGGGTTTGGATTAAGTCGCTACCAACTCGACCACGAACTGGCCCTCCTTGCCCGCTCGGTAGGTGTTCAGGTATTAGAAAAACATACCGTTAGCAAGATTGACTACTTGACAGCAACCGATTCGTTTGTCATTGTAGCCAACCAGCAAACGTGGGAAGTGGATTGCTGCGTGGGGAGTTTTGGCAAAAAATCAAACCTCGACGTGGCTTGGAAACGTCCTTTTGTGCAAAGCCAAGAAACACGACTCAACAATTACATTGGGGTCAAATACCACATTCAGACCAACTTCCCCAAAGACAAAATTGCCCTGCATAATTTTGTGGACGGCTACTGCGGCATTTCGGCCATTGAGGAAGACAAATACTGCCTTTGCTACCTCACAACCGCTCAAAACCTCAAAAAATCGGGCAATAAACTGGAGCAAATGCAAGAACAAGTGCTCTTTCGGAATCCTTATTTGAAATCAATTTTTACCAATGCTGACTTTTTGTTTTCCGAACCCATCACCATTTCTCAGGTTAGTTTTGAACCCAAAAGCTTGGTCGAAAACCACGTGTTGTTACTCGGCGATGCGGCAGGGATGATTACGCCCCTCTGCGGCAATGGCATGAGCATGGCTTTGCACACTTCCAAAATTGCGTTTGAATGGATAGACAAATATACCAATGGAATAATTTCTCGAAACGAATTAGAAACCCAGTTTGTGCGCGATTGGAACCAGCATTTCAGGCGGCGGTTGTGGGTAGGGCGGCAAATTCAAGCCCAATTTGGCAGCGAATTTCAAACGGAATTGTTGCTGCGAACGCTTCGGCCTTTTCCTTTTATCATCAAAAATTTAATCCGTCTGACCCACGGGCAACCTTTCTAA